In the Saprospiraceae bacterium genome, one interval contains:
- a CDS encoding ribose-phosphate pyrophosphokinase, with translation MARNITRHLGAELGAFTVRHFPDGESYVRLLCDVEGQQAVVVCTLFQPDDKILPLYYLSRLLKDSGAQSVTLVAPYLAYMRQDKVFNPGEAVTSEYFAALLSSAVDRLITIDPHLHRHVSMSEIYTIPCKAIHAAQLVSDWIRQNVVNPVLIGPDSESEQWVSEVAAKAGAPFLILEKVRHGDHDVDVSKPVVEPYSNHTPVLVDDIISTAHTMIETVGHLRVAGMAAPVCIGVHPVFAGNAYDDLVMAGAAEVVSCNTIQHSSNRIDVSELLAMAISE, from the coding sequence TTGGCGCGAAACATAACCCGCCATCTGGGCGCCGAATTGGGAGCGTTCACGGTCCGGCATTTCCCAGACGGGGAAAGTTATGTTCGCCTGCTCTGCGACGTGGAAGGGCAGCAAGCGGTGGTTGTCTGCACCTTGTTTCAGCCTGATGACAAGATTTTGCCGCTTTATTACTTATCCAGATTGTTGAAAGACAGCGGTGCGCAGTCGGTCACGCTCGTCGCGCCTTATCTCGCGTATATGCGGCAGGACAAGGTGTTCAACCCTGGCGAAGCGGTCACCAGCGAATATTTTGCGGCACTGCTCTCTTCCGCTGTGGACCGGCTCATCACTATTGACCCACACCTGCACCGGCATGTTTCTATGTCGGAGATCTACACCATACCCTGCAAAGCCATCCACGCCGCGCAGCTAGTGTCTGACTGGATTCGGCAAAATGTCGTCAACCCGGTACTTATCGGACCGGACAGCGAAAGTGAACAGTGGGTTTCGGAAGTGGCGGCGAAGGCGGGCGCACCTTTTCTGATTCTCGAAAAAGTGCGTCACGGCGACCACGACGTGGACGTGTCGAAACCAGTCGTAGAGCCGTATTCGAACCATACGCCGGTATTGGTGGACGATATTATTTCGACTGCGCATACCATGATAGAAACGGTAGGGCATCTTCGTGTCGCAGGCATGGCCGCACCGGTCTGTATCGGCGTACACCCGGTATTTGCGGGCAACGCTTACGACGATTTAGTTATGGCTGGGGCAGCCGAGGTCGTGAGTTGCAATACAATCCAGCATTCTTCCAATCGCATAGATGTGTCCGAGTTGCTCGCGATGGCCATATCAGAATAA